A portion of the Trichomycterus rosablanca isolate fTriRos1 chromosome 17, fTriRos1.hap1, whole genome shotgun sequence genome contains these proteins:
- the htatip2 gene encoding oxidoreductase HTATIP2 gives MKLFLCSFNFIFTALALLVAIIAALLHYMENSSESVDYKGSDVAQLEDEFRKKNKTCFILGASGETGRVLLKEIIQRNVFSRITLIGRRKLNFEDKGYENVVQELVDFEKLDEHAAVFQGHDVGFCCLGTTKAKAGTEGFIRVDHDYVLKSAELARAGGCSHFHLESSKGADKTSSFLYLKTKGQVEADVEELGFERYSVYRPAVLLVDRQESRPAEWVAQKFLGVLSSAFPTAMSIPISTVARAMVTNTVIHAERKTEILENKAIHNLGSS, from the exons atgaaattatttttgtgcagttttaattttatatttactgcTTTAGCCCTTTTAGTGGCCATAATAGCAGCACTTTTACACTACATGGAGAATTCTAGCGAGTCTGTGGATTATAAAGG GTCAGATGTGGCACAGCTGGAGGATGAAttcagaaagaaaaataaaacgtGCTTTATTCTCGGAGCATCTGGAGAGACAGGGAGAGTTCTGCTGAAGGAAATCATACAGAGGAATGTTTTCTCTAGGATCACTCTGATTGGACGCCGGAAGctaaactttgaggataaaggATATGAGAATGTG GTGCAggagctggtggattttgagaagCTGGATGAACATGCTGCAGTATTTCAGGGTCACGATGTTGGATTCTGCTGCCTGGGAACAACCAAAGCTAAAGCAGGAACT gaggGATTTATCCGTGTGGATCACGACTATGTTCTGAAATCAGCAGAACTTGCCAGAGCCGGCGGTTGTTCCCACTTTCACCTGGAGTCGTCTAAGGGGGCAGATAAAACCAGCAGCTTTCTCTACCTCAAAACCAAG GGTCAAGTTGAAGCAGATGTTGAGGAGCTGGGCTTTGAGAGATACTCCGTCTACAGACCTGC GGTGCTGTTGGTGGACAGGCAGGAGAGTCGGCCGGCCGAGTGGGTGGCACAGAAGTTTCTGGGTGTTCTCTCCTCTGCATTTCCCACTGCCATGTCCATCCCCATCAGCACTGTGGCTCGAGCCATGGTCACTAACACAGTGATCCATGctgagagaaagacagagatcTTAGAAAACAAAGCCATCCATAACCTCG GGTCAAGTTGA